In Dehalococcoidia bacterium, a genomic segment contains:
- the mdh gene encoding malate dehydrogenase has translation MRFKVTVVGAGNVGATVAQRVAEWGISDVVIVDIVEGLPQGKALDMLESGPILGFDSKVTGANTYESTANSDVVVITAGIARKPGMSRDDLLFTNMKIVGGVTEQVVKYSPSATIIIVSNPLDAMTQLALKVSKSSRNKVFGMAGVLDTARFRTFLAQELGVSVRDVQAYVLGGHGDTMVPLTRYTTVGGIPVSELIPAERLKAIVKRTQDGGAEIVSLLKTGSAYYAPSAAAAEMVQAVLLDQKRILPACAMLDGEYGVKGLCVGVPVKLGSQGIEQILQIKLTAEEQAALQKSANAVKELADVMASKA, from the coding sequence ATGCGGTTCAAGGTAACGGTGGTTGGTGCGGGCAACGTGGGCGCAACGGTGGCACAGCGCGTCGCCGAGTGGGGCATCAGCGACGTCGTCATCGTGGACATCGTCGAAGGGCTGCCTCAGGGCAAGGCCCTGGATATGCTCGAGTCCGGCCCCATTCTGGGATTCGATTCGAAGGTCACGGGCGCCAATACCTACGAGTCCACGGCCAACTCCGACGTGGTGGTCATCACCGCGGGCATCGCCCGCAAGCCGGGCATGAGCCGGGATGATCTGCTCTTCACCAACATGAAGATTGTCGGCGGCGTCACGGAGCAAGTGGTCAAGTACTCGCCCAGCGCGACCATCATCATCGTCTCCAACCCGCTGGACGCCATGACCCAGCTCGCCCTCAAGGTGAGCAAGTCGTCCCGCAACAAGGTGTTCGGCATGGCGGGCGTCCTGGATACTGCCCGCTTCCGCACTTTCCTTGCCCAGGAGTTGGGTGTGTCCGTCAGGGACGTGCAGGCGTACGTCCTGGGCGGCCACGGCGACACCATGGTGCCCCTGACCCGCTACACGACAGTGGGCGGCATCCCAGTGAGCGAGCTCATCCCCGCGGAGAGGCTGAAGGCCATCGTCAAGCGGACGCAGGACGGCGGCGCCGAGATTGTCAGCCTCCTCAAGACGGGCAGCGCCTACTACGCTCCATCCGCGGCAGCCGCGGAGATGGTGCAGGCCGTGCTCCTGGACCAGAAGCGCATCCTGCCCGCCTGCGCCATGCTGGACGGTGAGTACGGCGTCAAGGGCCTGTGCGTCGGCGTGCCCGTGAAGCTGGGCAGCCAGGGCATTGAGCAGATCCTTCAGATCAAGCTGACCGCCGAAGAGCAGGCGGCCCTCCAGAAGTCCGCCAACGCCGTCAAGGAGCTGGCGGACGTCATGGCGTCCAAGGCCTGA